Within Serratia odorifera, the genomic segment CTGCGGGTATTTACGCCGCAGCGTTTCAATCAGTCTCAAGCCATCGCTTTGCCGATCGCCGGGCATGTTGAAGTCGGTAAGCAGTACATCCGGCTGTTTTTTCGCCAGCAGCGCCAGCAATTGATCTACCGTTTGCGCTTCGCCGCTGATGACAAAATCATCGCCGAAGCTGGTAGTGACCACGGTGCGTAACCCAATCAGGAACACCGGATGATCGTCGGCTATTACCACGGTTTTTTTGCACTCAACGCTCCTTGAAACAACAATAAATACGGCAGGATTAATGGGCCGTGACCAATGCCAGTACGCCGTTTACCCCGTGGTGTGGATGCGGTAATAACCGGCATTCAACCTGATGATAAACCGCATCGGGCAACAGCAACCGCAAGGCGCAGCAGGAGGGCTGCTGCGCTGAGGCGGCCGGATGACGCAACAGGCTGGCCAACGGCTCGCGATCGTCGGGATGTACATGCGCCAGCAGCAGCGTCAGGTTGGCCAACTGACGCGGCGGCATGCCGAAAATCGCTTCATGCGGCTGCCAGTCGAGACTTTCCGCCCCGGGCGTCAGGCAAAAAAAGGCCGGTTGGCGCGCCTGTAACAGGTAGCCCAACAGCTGCAAGCGCTGCTGGTGCTGCTGGTTGCGGGCGCGGTGCTGCTGTTCACGCGTGGCGACCAGTAGCCCGAGTGAAATAACCGCCAACAAGTACAGCTGCGACGCTTCGACGGCCTGGGTGCCTGCCAGTGCGGCGGAAAAAGGGCCGTAGCCGTAAAGCGTCGCCAGGCTGACCAGCAGCGTCAACAGGATAAAGTACAGCGCCAGCGGCAGCAGCGGCCACAGCGCCGCCAACAGCAAGGACAATGCCAGCGCCATATACAGCAAGGCATGATTCAGCAACGGGTGCTGCAACAGGGGGGCCGGCAGGCAAAATATCGCCGCCACCAGCGGTAATACCCAGACGGCGGTATAGCCCTGTTGTCGGTTTAGCCAGCGGCCGCGATTCAGCCGGTGGATGATAAACAGCGGGGCGATCGCCAGGCAGCCGGTAGCGTTGGAGATGCTCCAGCTAACGAAATGCGAGACCACCGTCGGGTAACCAAGGGCCTTGAGCAGCAGGTCGCTGATTAACCCGCCGACGGCGCTGCCAAGATAGACCCCGCCCAGCAGCAGCAGGGTTTCTCCACGGTAGGACAGGTCGGTTGCATAGCGATGCACGCTGTTCCAGATCAGGGCGAGCGGGCACAGTATCAGTGGATCGACCAGCGCGAACGCCAGCGCGATATCCACCGGCCGATCGTGCAGCACACTGACCGAGAAATGCATCACGCCGGCGCTGATCACCCACATCGGCCATTGGGCCGGTTGCCGGGTGCACAAGATGCCCAGCAGCAGGCCGGCCGGCAGCCAGACGGTGCTGGACAGGCTCCAGGGGTCGCGCGTTTCGAGGCTGATGGTCGCGAGCAGAAAGTAAAGCGCGATAAAGATCAGCCAATGTAATAGGCCGTAACGAAGAGATGTACGCCCGGCATCCATGTGTTTCTCCCTTGCCGCTACCGTGATGAATAATGATAGCAATCTTCTGCGATTAGCAGAGGGTTGCTTTTCTGACTAGTCAAATATCTGTCCGCGTGTGCGTTTCTTATACTCCTTCCCACATTACGGCAACCGCCGAATCCCAACGGATTATTACTTGATTAGCGAGGTCGGTACAAAATGAAAAACGGTAAATTGCTTGGCGGCATTGGTGTGGTTTTCGCAACGGCGTTGCTGCTGTTCTGCTCCCTGGACTCGGTCGGCCATAGCGCACGTCTCAGTGGGCCGGTAATGGTGATGAAAGAAGGAACGGTATTGTTCGCGCTGAATGCATCGATGCAACAAAACCGTCAGCTTGACGGCCAATACCAACATGCGCGCGGCCTGTTTCAGCAGGCGGGCGGCAAATTGCACGGCGGTATGCAACATCTGATCGACAGCGGCTATTTTGCCTGATGTCAGGCGACCTTCCAGTTGATTAAACGCGAGGATATAAAAATGAAATTAGTGATACTTTCCAGTGCGGTATTAGGCCTGGTCTGCCTGTTGAGCGGCTGTGTCTCTCCTGAACAACAGGCGGCGATGGATCGGGCGCAGTGCAGCGGTTACGGTTTTAAAGCCGATAGCGTCGAATTTGCCCAATGCATGCAAAAAATCGATATTCATCGTGATGAAATGGTCGCGGCTGAAAATGCACAGTGGCAGCAGCGCATGGCGCTGGAAGAGCGGAAAAACGCGCGGCAAAACGACAGGCACAATAGCAGCAATACCGTGGTGGTGATCCACCGTGCCGCCGAAGAAATTCTGGATAAAACACCGGCCTTCGACCGCCAGGGCAACCCGAACTTTGATGCCGAGGGCAACTATCAAGGGCCGCATGGCGTCGGTGCGCTGGTCGGTCCGGAGGATAATCCGGATTTGAACCCCAACCTCGGCGGTTAACTGAAGTGAGTGATTTTTCGCCGCCTGCTGGCGTGGTCATGGGGGCTATCCCCCCGCTGACAGCGCCAGCGTCAGTCCGCCCGCCAGCGCCAGAAAGCAGCCGAACGGCATCGGCGTTTGCCGGCTTGAGCGTTGTGCGCCAGAGCGGGGCAACCAGACCGCCAGAGCGCACAGCGAGGCCAGTAACAGCATAGCGGGTAGCAACGGCCAGCCGCCCCAGGCCCCCAGCGCTGCCAGCAGTTTGAAGTCACCCTGACCGATCCCCTGACGTTGGCGGTAAATCACATACAGTCGATTGGTACCCCACAACAGCAGATAGCCCGCCACCGCGCCCAACACGCTGTCGGCCAGGGGGACTAGCGCCCCGTGCAAATTGACCAGTAAACCGGCCCACAGCAGCGGCAGGGTTAAACTGTCTGGTAGCCAGAGGGTGCGGCAGTCAATAAAAGCGAGTGCGATCAGCACGGTTGCCATTGCCATCAATACCAGCCGCCGAGCATCGGCCGTCGGACCCAGCGCAATCAGCAGGGCGGCGCAGCTACAACAGCTTACCATGACCGCCCACTTTACCGGCGGTGCCTTTGCGGTGCGTGCATCATGCCAACGCCAACGCAGCAGTGCCGGCGACCGCCACACCAGCTGTTGCACCAGCCACGATGCCGGTAATACCGACAGCCATAACAGCAGTAAACCTGCGTCATCCATCCGCTTTTCTCCCACGCCCTGCCTGCGCCGAAGATAACGCCTCATATCAGGTTCGCCGAGCGGTTTTTAGCCTACGTTGGCAAACTTGCGACTGGCTGCGCAGGACAGATACTGGCGCTCCACGTACGCTGGAAATCGCCTGATACGACATATTGTGACGTCGTCACTTCGATTTTTGAGGTTTATCTGATTGTTTAATCTGATAAATAATCTAGGATGCCTGGTTAACGCGGCTGCGCTGAGTGTGCGCGGGATCGCGGTGGGGAATGATGGACAGCAGCGCTGTGCTATAGTGAGCGCAAGTGAGGTTGTCTGTCGTCGGGAGTGGCTGCAGCAGAAAAAGGTGGTAGGTCGTGTCCCGCGGATGGGGTCATGGCGCCAGTCTGATGACAGAAGTGAGTCGAATTATCCGCAGTAGACTAACCGTTCAAACGGCTAAAACAGCTTGGCAGCGCTGGCCGTTGCTGCTGTGGCCGTTAGCCCTGGCATTTGCGGCCCAGGCGGAATCTCCGCCGGCGCCGGAGTCGCTGGTCAGCTCGGCGCCAGACGGTGCCAACGCATTGCCCGACCTCGGCAGCAGTGCGGTGAACGATCAACAGCGCGAAAAAGAGTGGGCCACCATGGCCAAGCAACTTGGCGAACGTAACCTGAATGAGGTCTCTGGCCAACAGGTGCGTACCCGCGCCGAGAGCTACGTTATCGGTCAGGCAACCCATCTGTTGCAACAGCAGGCGCAAGATCTGCTGTCGCCGCTGGGCACCGCCACGCTGTCGTTGACGGTATCGCCGGAAGGCGACTTTTCCGGCAGCCGCGGCCAGTTATTCAGCCCGCTGTATGATGTCGACGGCCTGCTGACCTATAGCCAGGTCAGCGTGCTGCAACAGACCGACAGTTCGTTGGCCAATCTGGGGCTGGGGCAGCGCTGGATCGCGGGCGACTGGCTGTTGGGCTACAACACGGTGTTCGACAGCGACATCGGCAATCAGCGTAACCGTGGCAGTATTGGCGCGGAAGCCTGGGGCGATTATCTGCGCTTTTCTGCCAACTACTACCATCCACTGTCGGCCATGTCGGCGCGGCAAGACGGTGCGGTGTTCCGCAGCCGTCCGGCGCGCGGCTATGACATCAGCACGCAAGGCTATTTGCCGTTTTACCGCCAGTTGGGCGCTTCATTGAGCTTTGAACAATACCGTGGCAACGATGTGGATCTGTTCGGCAGTGGCAACAAGCAGGACGATCCGCGTGCCATGCAACTGGGGTTGAGCTATACCCCGGTGCCGCTGGTAACGCTGAAGGCGCAGCATAAACTGGGCGAGGGCGGCGAAACGCAAGATACGGTAGAACTGGGGTTGAGCTACCGTCTGGGCGTACCGTTGGTGAAGCAGATTTCGCCGGAGTACGTCGCGCAGGCCAAGTCGCTGCGCGGCAGCCGCTACGATAACATTGAGCGCAGGAACGTACCGGTGCTGGAATTCCAGCAACGCAAGACATTGCAGGTGTTCCTGGCGACGCCGCCGTGGAGTCTGCACGCCGGCGAAACCCTGCCGCTGGTGCTGGAAATCAAAACCGGCAATAAAATCACTCGCGTCAGTTGGCAAGGCGATACCCAGGCGCTGAGTCTGACGCCGCCGCACAATAACAACGATCCGCATGGTTGGAGCGTGATCATGCCGGCATGGGATAGCAACCCCGGGGCGGAAAATCGCTACCGACTGTCGGTAACGCTGGAAGATGACCAGCAGCAGCGGGTGACCTCGAACTGGATCACGCTGCAGGTGACGCCGCCGCTGTCGTTGTCGGGCGGCGAGCAACCCTCGATGCCGGCAGCCCAGACGCTGCAAACCCCGACGGTACCGGCCGCTACCGGACCGTTTGGCGGTTAGCCGTTCTTGCCTTGCAGCACCCAGACGGCGGCTTCGACACGTGATTTCAGTTTCAGCTTCTTCAACAGATGCTTGACGTGCACTTTTACCGTACTTTCGGTGATCGTCAGCTTGCGGGCGATCAGTTTATTCGGCAGTCCCTGGGCAATCAGTTTGAGGATATCGCGTTCGCGCGGCGTCAACTGCTGGATGTCGCGCTCGGTGGCCGGGCGATTTTCCCGCAGGCTGGCCGCCAGTATTGGCGTCAGCGTCTCGCTGAGCACCATTTGTCCTGCGGCGGCCTGATGCAGGGCCTTCAGCAGTTCTTCCGGTTCCATATCCTTCAGTAAATAGCCGTCGGCGCCGCGTTTGAGCGCGCTCACCACATCGTCTTCGTGATTGGAAACGCTGAAGACCACCACTCGCCCCGACAGCGCGGTCAAACGCAGGCGGTCGAGCGTTTCCAGACCGTTCATGCCCGGCATATTGAGATCGAGCAGGATCAAGTCGGGATCGAGCTGTTCCGCCAGTTCAACACCACGCTCGCCATTGCTGGCTTCGGCAATCACCTGCAGCCGTGAATCCATGCTAATCAACTGTTTCACGCCGTTGCGCAGCATCGGATGATCGTCAATCAGCAAAATAGTGGCGGCCTCTTCGGTAGTCATACTGTCTCCTATTAATCGATGGCGTGGTTATCCGGGCGAAAGACCACCCGGACTTCGGTGCCGCCGCCGCTGCGTGGGGTGATATCGCAGCGGCCATGCAGACTGTTTGCGCGGTCGCGCATGATAATCAGGCCGTAATGATCTGGCCGCTCACCGTGTTCAGGCAGGCCACGGCCGTTATCGCTGACCGACAGGGTGATTTCGCCCTGCTGATTGGTCACCTGAATCCGTACCTGGCTGGCCTGAGCGTGTTTATGGATATTGCTCAAGGCCTCGCGGCTAATCTGCAACAGATGGATGGCCTGATAGGCCGGGACGGTGCGTGGCCCCAATTGATAATCCAGCTCAATGGCGATCCCCAGTCGGGCATTGAATTCCTGCACCGTCGACTGCAATGCCGCCAACAGCCCCGGTTCGCTTAATCGCAGCCGGAAGGTGGTCAGCAGTTCGCGTAGCTGTCGATAGGCGGTGTTAAGTTCTTCGCGCATTTGCCGTACCAGCGCCAGGCTGGCGGCCGGCAGCGCATCGCCCTGCATTTGCAGGCAACTGGCCTGCATCTTCAGACATGACAGCGATTGGGCGATGGAGTCATGCAGTTCACGGGCGATGGCCGCGCGCTCTTCCATCAGCATCAACTGCTGCTGATGGTCTACCTGGCGCTCGATGGCCAGCACGCTGGTCAGCTGTTCGACCAGGGTAGCGATCAGTTGATGATGATCGTCGTTCAGCGGCTGGTGATACTGCGCCACCAGTACGCCGTAGTTGCCCAGTTTATCGCTCAGACTCCAGCTTAGCGACGGGTGCTGATGCGCCGGGTACTGTTCTTCGTTCAGACAGGCGCTGCACGCCGCGTTATTGCAATATTCCGGCCGTAACGGCTGATTGTTGCTCAACAGCAAAAACTGTTCCTGGCTGTTGTTTTCATACAGCCGCAGCTGGATCGCCCGCAGTGGGGTGAGAGCCTGTAACTGGCTCAGCACCGGCGTCAGGCGGCTGCACAACGGTTCGCTGGTGTGCAATTGGCGGCTGGTGTGGTACAGAAAACCCAATACCTGGTTTTTCTGTTGCAGATCGGCGGTTTTTTCCGCTACCCGCTGTTCCAGTCCGTGGTACGTGGCGGACAGTTCGTCCGACATGGTGTTCAGCGCGCCACCGAGCGAGGCCATTTCATCCTGATGTCCACGCTGGGCGAAACGCCGACTGAAATCACCGTGCCCGACCGCCTGCGCCATTGCCACCAACTGGCACCATGGGTGCAGCAAACGGCGGCGCAGGTAGCAAATGGTGCCGATCAGCAGCAATAGCGTCAGCGCAATGAACACCCATTGCACCAGCATCACCATCAACAGGCGTCGTTCGGTATGGCGATCGATGTCGGAGACCAGTTTGTCCAGCAGATTGACGAAATGCGCCACCTGCGGCGCGGCGTCGGCCGGCCGTTGCGCCTGTCGCAACTGGGGTTGCAGCGTCTGCTGCCAGTAGGCGCGCAGCGCCTGAAACTGTGGCGTCAATCCTTCCTGTTCGACCGCGCGCTGTAAATCGCGGCTGTTTTCATCGGCGGCCAGTTCGTCGATCAGCGCCTCGCTTTGCTCACTGAGCGGCACCTGCGCCAACAGGCGGTAACTTTGCATGCGCAGCGAACCGGCTTTGTTAATGGCATGCGCATTACCCTGAATGCTTTGCGACATCCAGGCCGAGGTACTCATGCCGGCAATCCCCAACAGGCCCAGCAGCAGCATCAGCACGGCAACCTGATTAACGATCGACAGCGGGGCCAGTAACCGTTTCATAAAGGCAAATCCCTGAAGGTATAACACGTTGGCAGCAAGAAACACGGGGCGTGAGCAGGTGGTTCCAATAACGATTCAGCCTTATTTTTCATTATCCCCAGGCATAACCCCATACCCCTAACGAAGTACCCATTAGTTTCCAGCATGCCGGCATGCCGTCGTGACTGCGGATAACCTCGCTGTCAGCTTTTTGATTTATAAGTTTTTTATTTAATGCGTTGGCTTACTCCTTAGGGGATGTAAGGTTGTTTTGGCCGTATTGCTACCTGCGGCTGCGTTGATTTGCATCAACTTTGGCGTGCGGTGGGATCACTAGGGTGGGCGAAGTTATCACCGTGTGTCAGAGGTTTTTATGTCGCAAACTGTAACGCCATCATTAAAGAAAAAAACGGGCGCGGTTATTCAGGATTGGCAACCCGAGAATACTGAATTCTGGCAACGCCGGGGCCACCGTATCGCCAGTCGCAATCTGTGGATCTCCGTTCCCTGCCTTTTATTGGCTTTCTGCGTCTGGATGCTGTTCAGCGCCGTTGCCGTGAATCTCAATAAAGTCGGTTTTGATTTTTCAACCGACCAACTGTTCCTGCTCACCGCATTACCTTCGGTTTCCGGTGCGATTTTACGCGTGCCGTATTCGTTCGTGATCCCGATATTCGGTGGCCGGCGCTGGACGGCGATCAGCACCGGCTTGCTGATCGTTCCCTGCCTGTGGTTGGGATATGCGGTACAGGATACCAGCACCACCTTCAATACCTTCATCATCATCTCGCTGCTGTGCGGTTTTGCCGGCGCCAACTTTGCTTCCAGCATGGCCAATATCAGTTTCTTCTTCCCCAAGGCCAAACAGGGCGGGGCGCTGGGCATTAACGGCGGGCTCGGCAATCTGGGCGTGAGCGTGATGCAGCTGATTGCGCCGCTGGCGATTGCCATCGGCATGTTTGGTATCTTTGGCGGCAACGGACACCCACAGCCGGACGGCAGCCAACTGTGGTTGGAAAATGCCGCCTGGATCTGGGTGCCGTTTTTGATCATCGGTACGCTGGCGGCCTGGTTCGGCATGAACGATCTGGCGGCATCCAAGGCGTCGCTCAGCCAGCAACTGCCGGTGTTGAAACGCGGCCATTTATGGATCCTCAGCCTGCTGTATCTGGCGACCTTCGGTTCGTTTATCGGCTTTTCCGCCGGCTTCGCCATGCTGTCCAAAACCCAATTCCCGGACGTGGTGATTCTGCACTATGCCTTCTTTGGTCCGTTCCTTGGTGCGTTGGCGCGCCCAGCCGGCGGGGCATTGTCCGACCGCTTTGGCGGCATCCGCGTCACGCTGATCAACTTCGTGCTGATGGCGGTGTTTGCCGGTCTGCTGTTCCTGACCTTGCCGGGAGAAGGCTCGCAAGGGTCATTCATCGCCTTTTACAGCGTCTTTATGCTGCTGTTCCTGACTGCCGGGCTGGGCAGCGGCTCGACCTTCCAGATGATTGCGGTTATTTTCCGTAAAATCACCATCGAACGGGTCATGGCGCAGGGCGGTTCGGATCGGTTGGCGCAACGCGAAGCGGTGACCGACTCTGCTGCGGCGTTGGGCTTTATTTCTGCCATTGGTGCCATTGGTGGCTTCTTTATCCCAAAAGCGTTCGGTACCTCACTGGCGATGACCGGATCGCCGGCTGGCGCGATGAAGCTGTTCCTGGTGTTTTATATTGTTTGCGTTGCCATTACCTGGCTGGTGTACGGCCGTAAGGCTCGCTGATCGTTATTTGCGGGTATCTTTCCAATCAGAGATACCCGCCATTTATATTTACTGCCTGGCATTATTTTCATCATTTCACTTCCCGCCGTTGCCGGCGATTATCCCATTACGCTTGCTATTGCCAACGCCGATAGTGATAACTGAAGCGTTAATGGCGCTTATATCTGCAAAACAATCGAATAAGAAAAATCTCATTATTGGTCGCCGCGCTCTTTATGTTTTTTTGCAATAGGATTAAACGGAAAGTCGTTTGCCATGCGCCGATGAAGGGGAAATTTCACAAGTTTATAAATATAACAACCCGCTAACAAATTGATTTTGTACTTATATTTCAGTTGGTTGCTGGTGTTTTTTCGTCATCTTTAACAATTGATAAAACCCTTGCTGCTCAAGGGTTAATCGGTGATTGGCGCCCTGATGGGGTAAAATATGTCGTATTTTAAAAAATGAAATCGGGATTTTTTTATATTTATCTTTCGCAAATATAACAGTCTATTGAGTTTACATTTAATTTCTTGAACATTTTTTCATATTTCTATACAAAGTGTGCAGGACAGGCACGTTAAGGAAATTAAAAGTGAATCTTGATAAAAGAATAAAGATTAGGAATCTGGATGTTTTAATCCCTTCCAGGAAAAAATCTCGCCTGCGCTGGAAAGAGTATCAGATACTTTCACTGCTGGTTGCCCGTTCGCCAGAATTGGTTACCCGTACGGAAATTATAGAAAATATTTGGAAAGGCACCTATTGCTCGGATTCAACGATAAATCAAACCATTAAATCCATTAGGCAGAAAATCGGCGATGGGGAGCATATGCTTATCAGAACCATTCCTCGCCTGGGTTATAAAGTGGAAAATAGTGAGGTGTTCCATTTTATCAGTGAAGAAGTCGATAACGGTGGAGATGATATTTCCCATGAAGAATTGACGAGCAATGATAATATTCAAGCGGAAATATCTGAAAAAGAAACCTCCTTGCCGCCAGTCAGCCAGGATAAAATCAGCGCCGCAGCTGATAGCATGGAACAGACCGCAACAATAACGGCCAGGCCATTGCGGGGGAATAGCGATTCAGCGGAAAAAAACAGGGGCAGTCGTGGTTTTTTTTCTCTGCCGACGGCGAGAGTGGTGACCTATCTGTCGGTGCTGGCATCATTGCTGGTTATTTCACATCTTTCGTTTTTGCTGGGAAACCAGGTGCGGCCGCCGATCGTCAATGACATACAAAACAACACCCGTGTGATGCTGGCCCTGACGCTAAACGATCCGCGCGCCAAAGTGCCACAGACCTTGTTGTGCCTGTATCAGGGAGAGCATCAGGCACAGACGCAGGCAACGCTGGAATGCATCGACCCCAAGCGCGGGCAGTTTCGCCAGCCGGTGAACTATGACGCCGAAAATGCATTTGATGGCGGTTCACTCAAACTTATCTTGCCGGATAGTAATCTGGAATATCGGGTGGCGTATGATGTTAAAAATTAGCGTCATCTGAAATTTCATATCGTTCATAATTTCACATGCTGCGAATATTACTATTTCATTATTTGTTATTTGAATAGTCACAATCATTTGTCCAGTCTGTTAACCATCACCTAACGCGTATTTTGCGACCGTTCGCTGATGCGGCAGGAATAATGGAAACAGGCTGAGTGACAAATTATGGACAAGCGTAAAGTAGCGATTATTGGCGGCTCGGGTTTTATTGGCACGCGATTGGTTAAACGTCTGCGTTCCCGCAGCGATCTGGCGTTGACCATTATCGACAAGCGACCGAGTGAGGCGTTTGCCGAACTTTATCAGTACGGCGACGTCACCGAGCCGCAGAGCTTACAGTCGGCCTTGGCCGGCTGCGATGCGGTGATTAATCTGGCGGCCGAGCATCAGGATAATGTTGAGCCGATTGCGCGGTATTACCAGGTTAACGTCGAGGGGGCGCGCAACCTGTGCAAGCTCGCGTCGATGCTCGATATCCGCCAACTGGTGTTTACCTCTTCGGTGGCGGTCTATGGCTTCGTCAAACAGGAAACCGGCGAAGACGGGGCCTTTGCGCCGTTCAATCATTACGGAAAATCCAAGCTGGAAGCGGAATATGTTTATGAAGCCTGGCACAAGGCAGACCAGGCCAACCGGCTGACCATTATCCGCCCGACGGTGGTATTCGGCGAAGGCAACCGCGGCAACGTCTATAATCTGTTTCGGCAAATTGCCAGCGGCCGTTTCGTGATGATCGGCAGCGGCAATAACATGAAGTCGATGGCCTATGTCGAAAATATTGCCGCCAGGCTCGAGCACGCGCTGGATCAGCAATTACATTACCAGGTCAGCAACTACGTCGATAAACCGGATTTTACCATGAACCAACTGGTCGACGTTATTTCCTCTTCGTTGGGACGCAATAATATGACCGTGCGCATCCCCTATGTCGTTGGGGTGTGCGCCGCGAGCGTATTGGACCTGCTGGCTAAAATAACCCGCCGTAAATTCCCCATCAGCCGAATACGGATACAAAAGTTTTGTGCCAGAACACAATTTAAATCCAACCAGCAAGGCGATTTCATTGCGCCGGTTGACCTTAACTCGGCAATCGAGAAAACCATTCGGCATGAATTTACCGGCCGTTGACCAGCGCCGGCGGTAATACGCTTTGCCTGCTGTCGGCCAGACCGCCGAATCGACAATAAGCAGGAATAACCCATGCTGATTTATATCCCGGAAGCATAGATTTTATTTTTGTCAATCGCGCATTGGCAGCTGTAACTCAAGGGCGGTAGCGCGCTTAATCGCTGGAGGAATCATGTTATATCAACTGAGCGTGATATCTATTTTAGCGCTGGTGTTACTGGGGGTTAGCCGGCGTTTGGCGTTGACTATCGGGCTGGTGGATAAACCCAGCTCGCGTAAACGTCACCACGGGCATATTCCGCTGGTCGGCGGTATTGCCATTTATCTGACCCTGGCGCTGTTGTTTTACTGGCGTCCGGATTTGCTGCCGCAGGGTGACATCTATTTGGCCTGCGTGACGGCGTTACTGTTGTTGGGGGTGATGGACGATCGCTTCGACTTGCCGGTGACGCCGCGGGTGGTGGTGCAGGGCGCGGTTGCACTGGCAATGATGTTGGCGGCGGACCTGCAGCTTGCCTCACTGGGCCAGCTATGGGGACAGGATGCGCTGCTGCTGGGCGGCGGTGCGCTGTGGTTGACGCCACTGGCGGTATGGGCGGCAATCAATGCCTACAACATGATCGACGGTATCGACGGCCAACTGGGGGTGCTTTCCTGCGTCACCTTTGCCGCGCTGGCGCTGCTGTTTACCCTTGGTGGCCGCGTTAGCACCGCGCTGTGGTGCCTGAGTCTGATCGCGACGCTGGCCGCCTATCTGCTATTCAATCTTGGCGCCTTCGGATGGCGCAACAAAATCTTTATGGGCGATGCCGGCAGCATGGTAATTGGCTTCAGCGTGCTATGGCTGCTGCTGAGCGCGTCCCAG encodes:
- a CDS encoding MASE1 domain-containing protein — encoded protein: MDAGRTSLRYGLLHWLIFIALYFLLATISLETRDPWSLSSTVWLPAGLLLGILCTRQPAQWPMWVISAGVMHFSVSVLHDRPVDIALAFALVDPLILCPLALIWNSVHRYATDLSYRGETLLLLGGVYLGSAVGGLISDLLLKALGYPTVVSHFVSWSISNATGCLAIAPLFIIHRLNRGRWLNRQQGYTAVWVLPLVAAIFCLPAPLLQHPLLNHALLYMALALSLLLAALWPLLPLALYFILLTLLVSLATLYGYGPFSAALAGTQAVEASQLYLLAVISLGLLVATREQQHRARNQQHQQRLQLLGYLLQARQPAFFCLTPGAESLDWQPHEAIFGMPPRQLANLTLLLAHVHPDDREPLASLLRHPAASAQQPSCCALRLLLPDAVYHQVECRLLPHPHHGVNGVLALVTAH
- a CDS encoding prepilin peptidase, with the protein product MDDAGLLLLWLSVLPASWLVQQLVWRSPALLRWRWHDARTAKAPPVKWAVMVSCCSCAALLIALGPTADARRLVLMAMATVLIALAFIDCRTLWLPDSLTLPLLWAGLLVNLHGALVPLADSVLGAVAGYLLLWGTNRLYVIYRQRQGIGQGDFKLLAALGAWGGWPLLPAMLLLASLCALAVWLPRSGAQRSSRQTPMPFGCFLALAGGLTLALSAGG
- a CDS encoding YchO/YchP family invasin — its product is MTEVSRIIRSRLTVQTAKTAWQRWPLLLWPLALAFAAQAESPPAPESLVSSAPDGANALPDLGSSAVNDQQREKEWATMAKQLGERNLNEVSGQQVRTRAESYVIGQATHLLQQQAQDLLSPLGTATLSLTVSPEGDFSGSRGQLFSPLYDVDGLLTYSQVSVLQQTDSSLANLGLGQRWIAGDWLLGYNTVFDSDIGNQRNRGSIGAEAWGDYLRFSANYYHPLSAMSARQDGAVFRSRPARGYDISTQGYLPFYRQLGASLSFEQYRGNDVDLFGSGNKQDDPRAMQLGLSYTPVPLVTLKAQHKLGEGGETQDTVELGLSYRLGVPLVKQISPEYVAQAKSLRGSRYDNIERRNVPVLEFQQRKTLQVFLATPPWSLHAGETLPLVLEIKTGNKITRVSWQGDTQALSLTPPHNNNDPHGWSVIMPAWDSNPGAENRYRLSVTLEDDQQQRVTSNWITLQVTPPLSLSGGEQPSMPAAQTLQTPTVPAATGPFGG
- the narL gene encoding two-component system response regulator NarL: MTTEEAATILLIDDHPMLRNGVKQLISMDSRLQVIAEASNGERGVELAEQLDPDLILLDLNMPGMNGLETLDRLRLTALSGRVVVFSVSNHEDDVVSALKRGADGYLLKDMEPEELLKALHQAAAGQMVLSETLTPILAASLRENRPATERDIQQLTPRERDILKLIAQGLPNKLIARKLTITESTVKVHVKHLLKKLKLKSRVEAAVWVLQGKNG
- the narX gene encoding nitrate/nitrite two-component system sensor histidine kinase NarX; its protein translation is MKRLLAPLSIVNQVAVLMLLLGLLGIAGMSTSAWMSQSIQGNAHAINKAGSLRMQSYRLLAQVPLSEQSEALIDELAADENSRDLQRAVEQEGLTPQFQALRAYWQQTLQPQLRQAQRPADAAPQVAHFVNLLDKLVSDIDRHTERRLLMVMLVQWVFIALTLLLLIGTICYLRRRLLHPWCQLVAMAQAVGHGDFSRRFAQRGHQDEMASLGGALNTMSDELSATYHGLEQRVAEKTADLQQKNQVLGFLYHTSRQLHTSEPLCSRLTPVLSQLQALTPLRAIQLRLYENNSQEQFLLLSNNQPLRPEYCNNAACSACLNEEQYPAHQHPSLSWSLSDKLGNYGVLVAQYHQPLNDDHHQLIATLVEQLTSVLAIERQVDHQQQLMLMEERAAIARELHDSIAQSLSCLKMQASCLQMQGDALPAASLALVRQMREELNTAYRQLRELLTTFRLRLSEPGLLAALQSTVQEFNARLGIAIELDYQLGPRTVPAYQAIHLLQISREALSNIHKHAQASQVRIQVTNQQGEITLSVSDNGRGLPEHGERPDHYGLIIMRDRANSLHGRCDITPRSGGGTEVRVVFRPDNHAID
- a CDS encoding NarK family nitrate/nitrite MFS transporter; translation: MSQTVTPSLKKKTGAVIQDWQPENTEFWQRRGHRIASRNLWISVPCLLLAFCVWMLFSAVAVNLNKVGFDFSTDQLFLLTALPSVSGAILRVPYSFVIPIFGGRRWTAISTGLLIVPCLWLGYAVQDTSTTFNTFIIISLLCGFAGANFASSMANISFFFPKAKQGGALGINGGLGNLGVSVMQLIAPLAIAIGMFGIFGGNGHPQPDGSQLWLENAAWIWVPFLIIGTLAAWFGMNDLAASKASLSQQLPVLKRGHLWILSLLYLATFGSFIGFSAGFAMLSKTQFPDVVILHYAFFGPFLGALARPAGGALSDRFGGIRVTLINFVLMAVFAGLLFLTLPGEGSQGSFIAFYSVFMLLFLTAGLGSGSTFQMIAVIFRKITIERVMAQGGSDRLAQREAVTDSAAALGFISAIGAIGGFFIPKAFGTSLAMTGSPAGAMKLFLVFYIVCVAITWLVYGRKAR
- a CDS encoding winged helix-turn-helix domain-containing protein, yielding MNLDKRIKIRNLDVLIPSRKKSRLRWKEYQILSLLVARSPELVTRTEIIENIWKGTYCSDSTINQTIKSIRQKIGDGEHMLIRTIPRLGYKVENSEVFHFISEEVDNGGDDISHEELTSNDNIQAEISEKETSLPPVSQDKISAAADSMEQTATITARPLRGNSDSAEKNRGSRGFFSLPTARVVTYLSVLASLLVISHLSFLLGNQVRPPIVNDIQNNTRVMLALTLNDPRAKVPQTLLCLYQGEHQAQTQATLECIDPKRGQFRQPVNYDAENAFDGGSLKLILPDSNLEYRVAYDVKN